A segment of the Allosaccharopolyspora coralli genome:
GACCGCAGGCACCAACGGCCCGGTCCTGCTGCAGGACCATTACCTCATCGAGAAGAACGCGCAGTTCAACCGCGAGCGCGTTCCCGAACGGGTGGTGCACGCCAAGGGCGGCGGCGCGTTCGGATTCTTCGAGGCCACCGAGGACGTCAGCCAGTACACCAAGGCGGCCGTGTTCCAGCAGGGCGCCACGACCGAGACCCTGATCCGCTTCTCCTCCGTCGCGGGCGAGCTCGGGTCCCCCGACACCTGGCGCGACCCGCGCGGCACGGCGATCAAGTTCTACACCTCCGAGGGCAACTACGACCTCGTCGGCAACAACACTCCGGTGTTCTTCATCCGCGACGCGATCAAGTTCCCGGACTTCATCCACTCGCAGAAGCGCCGCGCCGACAACCACCTGCGCGACAACGACATGCAGTGGGACTTCTGGACCCAGTGCCCCGAGTCGGCGCACCAGGTGACCTGGCTGATGGGTGATCGCGGCATTCCGAAGACCTGGCGCCACATGAATCTCTACGGTTCGCACACCTACATGTGGGTCAACGCCGCGGGCGAGAAGTTCTGGGTCAAGTACCACTTCAAGACCGACCAGGGCCACGACTTCCTGCCGCAGGACGAGGCCGACCGGCTCGCCGGCGCCGACGGTGACCACTACATCCGCGACCTGTGGAACACCATCAAGGGCGGCGAGCACCCCAGCTGGACGCTTTACGTGCAGGTCATGCCGTACGAGGACGCCGCGGACTACCGGTTCAACCCGTTCGACCTGACCAAGATCTGGCCGCACTCCGACTACCCGCTGATCAAGGTCGGCCGGTTCGTCCTGAATCGGAACCCGGAGAACTACTTCGGCCAGATCGAGCAGGCCGCGTTCGAGCCGTCCAACCTGGTGCCGGGCATCGGTACCTCGCCGGACAAGATGCTGCAGGGCCGGCTGTTCGCCTACCCGGACGCGCACCGCTACCGGATCGGCGCGAACTACATGGACCTGCCGGTCAACCGTCCCGTCTCGGAGGTCAACAGCTACTCCAAGGACGGCCCGATGCGCTACAGCTTCGGCAACGACCCGGTCTACGTGCCGAACTCCTACGGCGGCGCGCACGCCGACCCGAGTTACGGCACCGACGACGCCGCCGCGGGCATCGAGCAGGAGGTCGTGCGCTCGGCCTACGAGCTGCACTCCGAGGACGACGACTTCGGTCAGCCGGGCACCATGGTCCGCGAGGTCTTCAGCGACGAGGAGCGCGCGCGCTTCGTCGACAACGTCGCCGGTCACCTCTCCGGCGGCGTGAGCAAGCCGATCCTGGAGAAGGCGCTGAACTACTGGCGCAGCGTCGACAAGACCACCGGCGACAAGATCGCCGACAAGGTGAACGGTGGCTGAGCCTTCTTTCGCAGCGAAGAGGACCCGGGCTTCGGCCCGGGTTCTTTTCGTGTGTGGGCGGGTGTTGAGCAGCCGCGCGGATTGGTCTGCGTGGGTGGTTCCGTGGCGGAACCTCACCTCGTCGCTGGCTGCGGGATCGTCGACATCAGGTAGCGCCCTACATTACGTCGACGCTGTCCTCGCCAGCCACGAGGTGAGAACCCGCGGGTGGTCGGGCTGCGTGCGTGGTGACTGCTCAGCGGCTCCGCCGCTGACAAGACACGAGGACAGCCCTTTCCTGAACGGGTGATCTGCGTGCCGTCGTCGCGCCGGTTTCAGGGCGAGTGGGCAATGCCGGAAGGGGTCAGGTTCCGGAGTGGGTCCGACGCACCAAGCGTTCACAGGTGCGTAGGACGGTGCGTGCCGCCTCGCGGTGCACGAGGTCGCGCCCGGGGTCGAGTGCGTGGTACCGCCACCGTGTGAGGGCGTCGCCTGCCACGTGCGCCATGGTGCCGTCCGAGGTGCGCGAGGCTTGCCCGAGCCTGCTGCGCAGATCGTCCCCCGCGCCGCCGAGCAGCTGCTGCGCCTCCTCGTCGAGTGCACCGCCGAAACGGATCTGTCCCGACCGCAGCGCCGAGATCAGCCGGAGTTCGGGCCACTCGTGCGCCGAGGCGAGGATGCGTTCCAACTCGGCCCGGAGCTGGTGGGATCCCGGGCGCGGGTTCGCCCGCAACACCATGTCCAGCGCCATCAGCACCGACCGGGCGCGCAACGCGTCCTGGCGCTCGATGAACTGCTGGTGCACCGCCTCGTGCAGATCGTTGAGCCGGCTGTCGTCGAGCAATGTGCTCACGATCTTCTTCGGTTCGCCGACCCCGTCCCGGATCGCGGTGACGGCGCGCTGCAGCCCGAACCGGCCCAGCTTCTCGAACAACGCCAGCCGCACGGCCCGTGGCACCGACTCGGGCTTCTCGTTGCGGGCGAAGCGGTCGGCCGAGAGCAGCAACGCTTCGAGGTTCTCGTCGGGCAGCGCGGCCACCTTGCCGAGTGCGGCCACCTCGTCCGGGGTGAGCGACGACGCGGCCTGCCCGAGCAGTCCGACGACGGGGATCACGTACTGGCTGAACGCGCGCAGCCGTGGATCGTCCCGGTAACGTCGCGCGATCTTGTCCGCGGCCGGAAGTGCTTCGGTGCCACCGCTTCCGGTCTCGTCGGCTCGGGAGAGCACGAGAATCGTGTTGATCGGCGCGCACTGTGCGACGTGCAGTTCGTGCACCGAGTGCAGGAACTGCACGTCCGTCTGGTGTGGGTGGCGGGTGAGGTAGAGCAGCCCGTCCGCCTCGGAGAGGATCTGTGCGAGCGCGCCGCGCCCCGTCTCCTGGACCGCGGAGGACGACACGCCGGGCGTCTCGGACAGGGTGATCGCCTGCAGTCCCGGGGCCGGCGATTCGATGACCAGGCGGGAGACCTCGTCGGGACGCCAGTGCTGCAGGTCGCGGATGGTTCCGACGTCCAGTGTGGTCACCGGGATGTTCTGTTCTGCCCCGTGCGGGGTGTGCACCGTGATCCTCGGTTCGGGCCCGTACCGGTACAGCGTGTTGACCTGGGTGCGTTCCTCGGCGTCGGTGGGCGCGAGGGGCTCGCCGATGAGAGCGTTGATCAGCGTGGACTTGCCGGACTTGACGCGCCCGGTGACGGCGAGCCGAAGCGGATGCTCGAGCCGTTCGAACCGTTCCCGCAGCCACCGGGACGTCCGAGGATCGTCACGGTAGAAGGTCATGGTGCGGGTGAGCAGCGCGCGCGCCCGTGGCAGCAGGCCGTCGTCGGGTTCGGCCTGATGGTGGGGGTTCGTCATGCGCTGAGCCGGTTGGTCGTGAGCATGGCGGCACGTTTACGCAGCACCGAGAGGTCCTCGAGTTTCTTGCGGATGTCGCGGGCGCGTTGGTCTCTGTCGACGGCGCTGCGTTCGGCGGTGCGCTTGATCTCCTGGATGGAGTTGTTGACCTCTCGCTGGTCGGTCTCGGTGAGCCGGTTGAAGTGGTCGTGCAGGGCGCGGTGGGTGGACCGGATGGTGTCCTTGGTGTCCTTGCCGACCTGGAACACCACCTGGTCGATGTAGCGCTGGGTGGCGGTGCGCGCTTCGGCCTGGCGGCGTTTGAGCCGCGAGTCCTTCTCCTCGCTGAGGCTCTTGCTGCCCAGCAGTAGACCCGCTGACAGCGAGACCACGTTCATCAGTGGCAGGCCGAGCATGCTTGTCATGAGCCCGAACATCAGGACGCCGCCGTAGGAACCGCGCAGTCCGGTGAGGATCTGGTCGCCGCGCTTGTAGTGCGCGTTGCGGGGCGCGCGGGGATCGGGGACGCCGTCGGCGGCCTCGGGGGGCGTCGGCTCGGGAACGTCGGGCAGCGAGGCCGCGTGGTCCTCGAGGAACTGGTCGGCGACCCGTTCACTGAGCCGTTCGGAGCGTGCGTGCAGCCACTCGTAGGTCTCGGAGACGGCCTGCTTCAAGCTGTCGGTGAGCCACGCCTGGTAGTCCTCCCACACGACGTTCGGGTCGGCCTGGTCGAGTGTCTCGTTGGCCTGGTGCAGGATCTCCCAGGTGCGTTCCCGGAAGTCGAAGTCGATGTCGCTGTAGAGATCCTGAATGCCGTCGGAGAGCACCTTCTGCCAGCGGCCGACCATGCGCTTGAGGTCCTCGGCGCGCCGTTGCGCGGCTTCGAGTTCGAGCAGTGTCTCGGCGGCGGTGCGCGGGTTCTGCTCCGCGAGTTCGGTCTTGAGCGTGGTGATGACCTGGTCGAGCGCGTCGGCGACGTTGTGCGAGACGAGCCTGCGGGTGAGCTGGTCGTGGGCGCCCGCGAGTTCGGTGCGCAGGTACTCCAGCAGCGGCGGATACCCGGATTCGGCGTTGAGGTCGGCGTCCTGGGCGCGAGCGGCGAGCTGCCGCACGGCGGACGAGACGGGAAAGATCCGGCCGGTGATGCCCGCGTTGGACAGGTGCTTGCGGTTGACCTCGACGACGCGTCGCCAGTGCGGCGTCACGTCGGTCTTGGGCTGGACCAGCGCGACGTTCGGGCACAGGGCGGTGACCTGCCGCAGGAACGCGAGTTCGTGGGTGGTCAGTTCCTGGGTGGCGTCGCTGACCATGAGCAGCGCGTCGGCTTCGGCGACGGCGGCGAGGGTCGCCGCGGTCGGGGTGGCCGAGACACTGCCCACTCCGGGCGTGTCCATGAGGACCAGCCCGTTCTTGAGCAGGCCGCGCGGGATGCCGACCTCGGTCCGGGTGAGGGGGCGGCCGTCGGTGACGGCTTCCTCGGCGTGTTCGCGGACCCGTTCGATGGGTACGGGCAGCCGGTCCGCGCCTGCGGGCCCGTGCGCGGGCTCGTGTTCGACGAGCTGGGCGCTGGGTTCGTCGGCGTAGCGGACGACGGTGGGAACGGTGGTCGTGACGTCGTCACCCGCGGGGCAGACGGTGGCGTTGACGAGCGAGTTGATGAGCTCGCTCTTGCCCTGTTTCGCCTCGCCGACGACGAGGACGAGCTGCGCGGGGTCCAGGATCCGGTTGCGGATCTGCCGCAGTCGGCTGTGCAGATCGGCACGCTGCTGATCCGCGCATTCCGCAGTCGCCCGATCGATCAGCTCCACCAGTGCCGTCTCGATCACGACACCGATTGTTGCGCGTCTTCCCGACGAAGGGAAACCCGGATGGGGGATAGCTCGCTGGATCAGTGGTGGATCACGCACTCACAGTGAGCATTCTCGCTGATCACACGAGACTGCGCCGCGCGGATCGAGGCTGTGGTCAGGGACCTGTGCGCAACCCGGATCACTCCGCGATGCCCTCTTGCCGGGTGGTGGGACGACGATCGGGCCGGGACCTCGGAAGGTCCCGGCCCGATCAGGGAACGAGCACGCCGGATACCGACGTGGTCAGCGCCGGAATGCGCGCCAGGCGTGTCGTGTCAGGTCGTCGGCTCCGTTCAGAGCAGGCCGTCGACGCCCAGGCCCTCGGTGGCGCCGGTGAGGTGGTTGACCTCGTCGACGGTGCCACCGACCAAGCCGTTGACCGCGTCGGCCGGACCGGCCTCCGGGATCGAGACGTCTTCCTGCGGCAGCGCCTCGGCCACCTCGTTGACGACCGGGACGTCCTCGGTCGGCAGGGCTTCGGTGACCGGCGCGACGGCCGGACCCGCGACGCTGCCGACCGTGTTGACGGCCTCGCCCGCGACCGGGACCTCGCCCGCGACGCCGCCTGCGAGCTCGGTGACGCCCTCGACGTCCTCAGCGCCGCCCGCGAGGTCGGTCACGCCGCCGACGGCACCGGTGGCGGTTCCCGCGACGTCGCCCGCGACCGGGATGTCGCCCGCGACGCCGCCTGCGAGGTCCGTGACGCCGTTCAGGTCGGCGGCACCGCCCGCGAGGTCGGTGACCCCCTTGAGGTCCGCTTCGCCGCCGGCCAGGCCGGTGGCGGTGTCGGC
Coding sequences within it:
- a CDS encoding catalase; translated protein: MSSPRPTTTNAGIPVASDNHSLTAGTNGPVLLQDHYLIEKNAQFNRERVPERVVHAKGGGAFGFFEATEDVSQYTKAAVFQQGATTETLIRFSSVAGELGSPDTWRDPRGTAIKFYTSEGNYDLVGNNTPVFFIRDAIKFPDFIHSQKRRADNHLRDNDMQWDFWTQCPESAHQVTWLMGDRGIPKTWRHMNLYGSHTYMWVNAAGEKFWVKYHFKTDQGHDFLPQDEADRLAGADGDHYIRDLWNTIKGGEHPSWTLYVQVMPYEDAADYRFNPFDLTKIWPHSDYPLIKVGRFVLNRNPENYFGQIEQAAFEPSNLVPGIGTSPDKMLQGRLFAYPDAHRYRIGANYMDLPVNRPVSEVNSYSKDGPMRYSFGNDPVYVPNSYGGAHADPSYGTDDAAAGIEQEVVRSAYELHSEDDDFGQPGTMVREVFSDEERARFVDNVAGHLSGGVSKPILEKALNYWRSVDKTTGDKIADKVNGG
- a CDS encoding dynamin family protein, with product MTNPHHQAEPDDGLLPRARALLTRTMTFYRDDPRTSRWLRERFERLEHPLRLAVTGRVKSGKSTLINALIGEPLAPTDAEERTQVNTLYRYGPEPRITVHTPHGAEQNIPVTTLDVGTIRDLQHWRPDEVSRLVIESPAPGLQAITLSETPGVSSSAVQETGRGALAQILSEADGLLYLTRHPHQTDVQFLHSVHELHVAQCAPINTILVLSRADETGSGGTEALPAADKIARRYRDDPRLRAFSQYVIPVVGLLGQAASSLTPDEVAALGKVAALPDENLEALLLSADRFARNEKPESVPRAVRLALFEKLGRFGLQRAVTAIRDGVGEPKKIVSTLLDDSRLNDLHEAVHQQFIERQDALRARSVLMALDMVLRANPRPGSHQLRAELERILASAHEWPELRLISALRSGQIRFGGALDEEAQQLLGGAGDDLRSRLGQASRTSDGTMAHVAGDALTRWRYHALDPGRDLVHREAARTVLRTCERLVRRTHSGT
- a CDS encoding dynamin family protein, with protein sequence MIETALVELIDRATAECADQQRADLHSRLRQIRNRILDPAQLVLVVGEAKQGKSELINSLVNATVCPAGDDVTTTVPTVVRYADEPSAQLVEHEPAHGPAGADRLPVPIERVREHAEEAVTDGRPLTRTEVGIPRGLLKNGLVLMDTPGVGSVSATPTAATLAAVAEADALLMVSDATQELTTHELAFLRQVTALCPNVALVQPKTDVTPHWRRVVEVNRKHLSNAGITGRIFPVSSAVRQLAARAQDADLNAESGYPPLLEYLRTELAGAHDQLTRRLVSHNVADALDQVITTLKTELAEQNPRTAAETLLELEAAQRRAEDLKRMVGRWQKVLSDGIQDLYSDIDFDFRERTWEILHQANETLDQADPNVVWEDYQAWLTDSLKQAVSETYEWLHARSERLSERVADQFLEDHAASLPDVPEPTPPEAADGVPDPRAPRNAHYKRGDQILTGLRGSYGGVLMFGLMTSMLGLPLMNVVSLSAGLLLGSKSLSEEKDSRLKRRQAEARTATQRYIDQVVFQVGKDTKDTIRSTHRALHDHFNRLTETDQREVNNSIQEIKRTAERSAVDRDQRARDIRKKLEDLSVLRKRAAMLTTNRLSA